A genomic stretch from Hydrogenimonas urashimensis includes:
- a CDS encoding galactose-1-phosphate uridylyltransferase gives MSEMRYDLLHDEYALIAPERLHKPDCYKSPVRTEETKKRCPFCEGHESMTPPEIFALRENEPNTPGWKTRVVPNLYKAVQIEAAWESREAGIYQAWEGLGAHEVIIDTPRHLTRMDRWSHDEYFNWLFTLRSRINDLKNDFRLVYFSIFKNHGHYAGATQSHPHTQLIALPVVPKRKLDQLERAHRYFLERRHNIFESVLSQELHDRERIVIESDHFVVLCPFASTFAFEVVILGRENTESLIALNDAKLRDLSDVLKQTVEALYVELGDFDFNITFNTPPVQKNIVTEPFFETLPQMWRFALRIVPRLFRLGGFEFGSGVHINPVPPEDAAYLLRSVVEGKA, from the coding sequence ATGTCTGAAATGCGCTACGATCTGCTCCATGACGAGTATGCCCTGATCGCGCCGGAGCGGCTGCACAAACCCGACTGCTACAAATCTCCCGTCCGAACCGAAGAGACAAAAAAGAGATGCCCTTTCTGCGAAGGACACGAGTCGATGACGCCGCCCGAAATTTTCGCCCTCCGGGAGAATGAGCCCAACACCCCGGGTTGGAAAACCCGTGTCGTGCCGAATCTCTACAAAGCGGTCCAGATCGAAGCGGCCTGGGAAAGCAGGGAAGCGGGTATCTACCAGGCATGGGAAGGTCTGGGCGCCCATGAGGTGATCATAGACACCCCGCGCCACCTGACCCGGATGGACCGGTGGAGCCACGATGAATATTTCAACTGGCTCTTTACCCTTCGTTCCCGCATCAACGATCTGAAAAACGACTTCCGCCTCGTCTATTTTTCGATCTTCAAAAACCATGGCCACTACGCGGGCGCGACGCAGTCGCATCCCCATACCCAACTCATCGCGCTGCCGGTGGTTCCCAAACGCAAACTCGATCAACTTGAGCGCGCCCACCGCTACTTTCTCGAACGGCGCCACAACATTTTCGAAAGCGTGCTGTCGCAGGAACTGCACGACAGAGAGCGAATCGTCATCGAAAGCGACCATTTTGTCGTTCTCTGCCCCTTCGCTTCGACCTTCGCCTTCGAAGTGGTGATCCTGGGAAGGGAGAATACGGAGTCGCTGATCGCCCTCAACGATGCGAAACTTCGGGACCTCTCCGATGTTCTGAAACAAACCGTGGAAGCACTCTATGTGGAACTGGGGGATTTTGATTTCAATATCACCTTCAACACGCCGCCCGTGCAGAAAAACATCGTGACGGAACCGTTTTTCGAAACGCTTCCGCAGATGTGGCGGTTCGCACTGCGGATCGTTCCGAGACTCTTCAGGCTCGGGGGTTTCGAATTCGGAAGCGGTGTTCATATCAACCCCGTACCACCCGAAGATGCGGCTTACCTTCTTCGGAGTGTCGTCGAAGGCAAAGCATGA
- a CDS encoding ROK family protein: MSRLAIDIGGTHLRYELVGEGRETCGILPSKKTEISLFIESMLKSHPGIDAVAVSFAGQVHDGVILSAPNIEVRRPDLRDYFETAYGIPLRIENDLNCAALAESVYWKEGHLVALYSGTGLGSGIVERGEICHGFRSLAGEIGHVPYRKAPFACGCGKDNCLELYASGAGIGKWMRHFGCDGSPDLKRFYHAKDDSCRQVAIHYIEALLHASATLVTLLNPKILVLGGGVVSHNPFLLPIVRKKITEFALLTSCDGLNIEMTRIENASLEGAKLLLDTM; the protein is encoded by the coding sequence ATGAGCCGGCTTGCGATCGACATCGGGGGCACGCATCTTCGGTACGAACTGGTCGGGGAAGGCAGAGAAACTTGCGGAATCCTTCCCAGCAAAAAGACGGAGATCTCCCTCTTCATCGAGTCGATGCTCAAAAGCCATCCCGGCATCGATGCCGTCGCCGTCTCTTTTGCCGGACAGGTGCATGATGGGGTGATCCTCTCGGCACCGAACATAGAGGTCAGAAGGCCGGATTTGCGGGACTACTTCGAAACCGCCTACGGCATCCCCCTGCGGATAGAGAACGATCTCAACTGCGCCGCGCTGGCCGAATCGGTCTACTGGAAGGAGGGGCACCTCGTGGCCCTCTATTCGGGCACCGGCCTAGGAAGCGGCATCGTGGAGCGGGGCGAGATATGCCATGGATTCCGCAGCCTCGCAGGGGAGATCGGGCATGTTCCTTACCGTAAAGCGCCGTTTGCCTGCGGATGCGGAAAGGATAACTGTCTTGAACTTTACGCTTCCGGCGCCGGCATCGGCAAGTGGATGCGCCACTTCGGATGCGACGGCTCGCCCGATTTGAAGAGGTTCTATCATGCAAAGGACGATTCCTGCCGTCAGGTCGCAATCCACTATATCGAGGCGCTTCTGCACGCGTCGGCGACACTTGTCACTCTGCTCAATCCGAAGATTCTCGTTCTAGGCGGCGGCGTCGTATCGCACAACCCTTTTCTTCTGCCGATTGTCAGAAAGAAAATAACCGAGTTTGCGCTCTTAACGTCGTGCGATGGTCTCAACATAGAGATGACCCGTATTGAAAACGCCTCTTTGGAAGGAGCGAAGCTGTTGTTGGATACAATGTAA
- a CDS encoding glycoside hydrolase family 57 protein, with translation MALSLSIFWHMHQPDYRNAEGKMGMPWVFLHAIKDYYEMPWLLSRYPSLKATFNITPPLIEQLRLYIQNGIECDLFLTLWSKEPRDLSSDERAYVMKICNSTQFDTMVKPFHRYVELFKRDDLNDIEFIELEVLFMLAWCGNYLRHNDATVDRLLKKGSGYTSADKRELLETLMRFLPTILPFYRSLMEKGQISLATTPFNHPILPLLIDMSNAQRSNPKTKIPPNHFPMVDDAKEQVRRAIALYEEVFGCRPTGFWPAEGAVDEKSAEIYKDNGVQWIATDEAILFKSIGSDNRDELYRRYAFNDLFIAFRDHGLSDLIGFTYRFWEGDRAAGDFLDHLRKIDEKGENAAVSVILDGENAWEFYPNNAFDFFDALYRKLSQTPWCSTVTMDELARTHERRLETLHPGSWIYGTFDTWVGHPEKNAAWELIYQTKSDYLNHRQRLQEDVRKKITDHFLAAECSDWFWWYGEDHYTDYSEEFDALFRSHLIEIYSLMDVPPPAVLFKPITGDKKNLHALVNEPKFPIHPTIDGRVTSFFEWLGSGMIDESRLFSTMDKVRGPITKIYWGEDIDTLYIRLDGEMERLKKSGTIRIYVKGLERSIDIDLRNPPKEGGLVTAAIDRIVEIGIRKRLHFHDMESIRLRLEVLVDREVVQVLPGVSELVVDLNEDYSEHWFV, from the coding sequence ATGGCCCTCTCTCTCAGCATCTTCTGGCATATGCATCAGCCCGACTACCGCAATGCGGAAGGGAAGATGGGTATGCCGTGGGTATTTCTGCACGCCATAAAAGATTACTACGAAATGCCGTGGCTACTCTCACGCTACCCCTCATTGAAAGCGACATTCAATATAACGCCGCCGCTGATCGAGCAGCTGCGTCTCTACATCCAAAATGGCATCGAGTGCGATCTTTTTTTGACACTCTGGAGCAAGGAACCGCGGGATCTGAGCAGTGACGAGCGCGCCTATGTGATGAAAATCTGCAACTCGACCCAGTTCGATACGATGGTCAAACCGTTTCACCGCTATGTGGAGCTTTTCAAACGGGACGATCTCAACGATATCGAATTCATCGAGCTGGAAGTTCTTTTCATGCTCGCCTGGTGCGGCAACTATCTCAGGCATAACGATGCCACGGTAGATCGCCTGCTCAAAAAGGGGAGCGGGTACACTTCGGCGGACAAGCGGGAACTTCTTGAGACCCTGATGCGGTTTCTTCCGACGATTCTTCCCTTCTACCGCTCGTTGATGGAAAAGGGGCAGATTTCGCTGGCGACGACTCCCTTCAACCATCCGATCCTTCCGCTGCTGATCGACATGAGCAATGCGCAACGCTCCAATCCGAAGACGAAGATACCGCCCAACCACTTTCCAATGGTCGATGACGCGAAAGAGCAGGTGCGCCGTGCCATCGCGCTCTACGAGGAGGTTTTTGGATGCAGACCGACCGGTTTCTGGCCGGCCGAAGGGGCGGTGGATGAAAAAAGCGCCGAGATCTACAAAGACAACGGTGTGCAATGGATCGCCACCGACGAAGCGATCCTCTTCAAATCGATCGGAAGCGACAACCGTGACGAACTCTACCGGCGATACGCTTTTAACGATCTGTTCATCGCCTTTAGAGACCACGGCCTAAGCGATCTGATTGGGTTCACCTATCGCTTCTGGGAAGGAGACCGAGCGGCCGGCGATTTCCTCGACCATCTTCGAAAAATCGACGAAAAAGGCGAAAATGCGGCCGTTTCTGTCATTCTCGATGGCGAGAATGCCTGGGAATTCTACCCCAATAACGCCTTCGACTTCTTCGATGCCCTCTACCGCAAACTGAGCCAGACCCCCTGGTGCTCCACCGTAACGATGGACGAACTGGCCAGAACACACGAAAGGAGGTTGGAAACACTCCACCCCGGCTCCTGGATTTACGGCACGTTCGACACCTGGGTCGGGCACCCCGAAAAAAATGCGGCGTGGGAGCTCATCTATCAGACCAAAAGCGACTATCTCAACCACAGACAGAGGCTTCAGGAGGATGTGCGAAAGAAGATAACCGACCACTTTCTGGCAGCCGAGTGTTCCGACTGGTTCTGGTGGTACGGGGAGGATCACTACACCGATTACTCGGAAGAGTTTGACGCCCTTTTCAGGTCGCATCTGATCGAAATATACAGCCTAATGGATGTGCCCCCTCCTGCCGTGCTTTTCAAGCCGATCACGGGGGACAAAAAAAATCTCCATGCGCTGGTCAACGAGCCGAAATTCCCGATTCATCCGACCATCGACGGCCGGGTTACCTCCTTTTTCGAATGGCTCGGAAGCGGCATGATCGACGAGTCGCGCCTCTTTTCGACAATGGACAAGGTACGCGGTCCCATCACGAAGATCTACTGGGGGGAAGATATCGACACCCTCTACATCCGTCTTGATGGAGAGATGGAGAGGCTCAAGAAAAGCGGCACGATCCGCATCTATGTCAAAGGGCTCGAAAGGTCGATCGACATCGATCTTCGCAATCCGCCGAAAGAGGGGGGACTCGTGACGGCGGCCATCGACAGAATCGTCGAAATCGGCATCAGAAAACGGCTCCATTTTCATGACATGGAGAGTATCCGCTTGCGCCTTGAAGTCCTTGTCGACAGGGAGGTGGTCCAGGTGCTTCCGGGTGTCTCGGAATTGGTGGTCGACCTGAACGAAGACTACTCCGAACACTGGTTCGTATGA
- a CDS encoding glycogen synthase: protein MKLLFAAAEMFPFAKSGGLADIAHALPKALANKIEVTAVMPLYRFVDRERYGIEPTGEHFTFQIGGATRTAEIFSAIHDGVLHLFVYNEALSDKEGIYGPPGGCYPDNDIRFALFCHAVAELSKRLGVHIVHLNDWHTALAAPLLKERGIAAKTVYTIHNLAYQGIFPAESLAGIGLSPHHFTMKDMEFYGAINWMKGGIRHSDLVTTVSPSYALEIQRAEYGCGLDGFICEHRHKLYGILNGIDEAFYDPSSDPALPFHFSKKRLLNKKRCKKAYLEEIDINKYEFPLFVFIGRFVEQKGLDWIIEAIDTIGEMPLFLSILGSGDARYHALLEEAAKRHERIVVRFGYDETLSHRMYAAADFLLMPSLFEPCGLNQMIAMRYGTIPVVHRVGGLRDTVHAWHAKEPLCGKGIFFEESDATAMVSAMKEALDLYAKKPRFNRVRSFDMVCDFSIRKCAEHYLSLYRRLV, encoded by the coding sequence ATGAAACTCCTTTTCGCCGCCGCCGAAATGTTTCCTTTTGCCAAGAGCGGGGGATTGGCCGATATCGCCCACGCGCTTCCCAAGGCCCTTGCCAACAAGATAGAGGTGACGGCGGTCATGCCCCTCTACCGTTTCGTGGACAGGGAGCGCTACGGTATCGAACCCACCGGCGAACACTTCACGTTCCAAATCGGCGGGGCGACCCGGACGGCCGAAATTTTTTCGGCCATTCATGACGGGGTTTTGCACCTTTTCGTCTACAACGAAGCGCTCAGTGACAAAGAGGGTATCTACGGGCCGCCGGGCGGCTGCTACCCGGACAACGATATCCGGTTCGCGCTCTTTTGCCACGCCGTTGCGGAGCTTTCGAAACGTCTTGGTGTGCATATCGTTCATCTCAACGACTGGCACACGGCACTCGCGGCGCCGCTGTTAAAAGAGAGAGGCATCGCCGCCAAAACCGTCTATACAATCCACAATCTCGCCTACCAGGGAATCTTTCCCGCGGAGTCACTGGCCGGTATCGGGCTCTCCCCCCACCATTTCACGATGAAGGATATGGAGTTCTACGGGGCGATCAACTGGATGAAGGGTGGCATACGCCACAGTGACCTCGTTACGACGGTGAGTCCCAGTTACGCCCTCGAGATTCAGCGGGCGGAGTATGGATGCGGACTCGACGGTTTTATTTGCGAACACCGCCACAAACTGTACGGCATCCTCAACGGCATCGACGAAGCCTTCTACGATCCCTCATCCGATCCCGCCCTTCCTTTTCACTTCTCAAAAAAACGGCTTCTCAACAAGAAAAGGTGCAAAAAAGCCTACCTGGAAGAAATCGATATAAACAAATATGAATTTCCGCTTTTCGTTTTCATCGGCCGTTTCGTCGAGCAAAAAGGGCTCGACTGGATCATCGAAGCGATCGATACGATCGGGGAAATGCCGCTTTTTCTCTCCATTCTCGGTTCCGGCGATGCCCGTTACCATGCACTTCTCGAAGAGGCGGCGAAACGCCACGAAAGAATAGTTGTCCGTTTCGGTTACGATGAAACACTCTCCCACCGGATGTACGCCGCCGCCGATTTTCTCCTGATGCCTTCGCTGTTCGAACCCTGCGGCCTCAACCAGATGATCGCGATGCGGTACGGCACGATTCCCGTCGTGCATCGGGTCGGAGGACTGCGCGATACGGTCCATGCATGGCACGCGAAAGAACCGCTCTGCGGGAAAGGGATCTTTTTCGAAGAGTCCGACGCAACCGCGATGGTTTCGGCGATGAAGGAGGCACTGGATCTGTACGCGAAGAAGCCACGTTTCAACCGGGTGAGGAGCTTCGACATGGTGTGTGACTTTTCGATCCGAAAATGTGCCGAACACTACCTCTCGCTCTATCGGAGACTGGTATGA